A window of Mucilaginibacter paludis DSM 18603 contains these coding sequences:
- a CDS encoding FecR family protein, producing the protein MDDNEVKELLNRYRLGTATDEDKALLESWYLDFEEPGPEELSMDERLRAVNAAWQHINGDNIPVTKIGSWRTVAAVASILVFLLVGLIFLLINRNSTAGIDTAQLAHTKFDIAPGNNKATLTLANGKVINLSNNQSGVMINAASLVYNDGSKIDTSAKSNSSRDNENITLNTPKGGTYQLLMPDGTRVWLNAASSITFPSTFSGLKQRNVQLTGEAYFEVAKNKAVPFRVASTGQVVEVLGTHFDINTYADEPLAKTTLLEGSILLNKTLLKPGEQARVTPGGVKVVIANIDETMGWKNNYIVFEDEKIESVMRKIARWYNVEVIYEGDKPADDFGGRVSRGAYVSEVLKKLELTNKVHFKIAGRRIIVTK; encoded by the coding sequence ATGGACGATAACGAAGTAAAAGAACTGCTAAACAGATACAGATTGGGCACTGCCACCGACGAGGATAAGGCATTGCTGGAAAGCTGGTATCTTGATTTTGAGGAACCTGGACCGGAAGAATTGAGCATGGATGAAAGATTGCGCGCAGTAAATGCAGCCTGGCAGCATATCAATGGAGATAACATCCCGGTAACAAAAATTGGCAGTTGGCGCACCGTAGCGGCTGTAGCATCAATCCTTGTGTTTTTATTGGTAGGCCTCATCTTTTTACTCATCAACAGAAATTCAACCGCAGGAATAGATACCGCCCAACTGGCTCATACTAAATTTGATATAGCACCGGGCAATAATAAAGCTACCTTAACCCTTGCCAATGGCAAAGTAATTAACCTGAGCAATAACCAATCGGGCGTTATGATTAATGCGGCCAGCCTTGTTTATAATGACGGGAGCAAAATTGATACATCGGCAAAAAGCAATAGCTCGAGAGACAATGAAAACATCACCCTAAACACCCCCAAGGGCGGCACCTACCAGCTTTTAATGCCCGATGGTACGCGGGTGTGGCTCAATGCGGCTTCTTCCATTACTTTCCCTTCCACTTTTTCCGGCTTAAAGCAGCGCAATGTTCAACTTACCGGCGAAGCTTACTTTGAGGTTGCTAAAAATAAGGCAGTACCATTCCGTGTTGCTTCAACCGGACAGGTAGTTGAAGTGCTGGGTACCCACTTTGATATCAATACCTATGCAGATGAACCTCTTGCCAAAACCACACTTTTAGAGGGCAGCATCCTGCTCAACAAAACCTTGTTAAAACCCGGCGAACAGGCGAGGGTTACACCGGGCGGCGTAAAGGTGGTTATAGCCAACATTGACGAAACTATGGGCTGGAAGAATAACTATATTGTTTTTGAGGATGAAAAAATAGAATCGGTAATGCGTAAGATAGCCCGCTGGTATAACGTGGAAGTGATTTACGAGGGCGATAAACCCGCAGATGATTTTGGAGGAAGGGTAAGCCGTGGCGCTTATGTATCAGAAGTATTAAAGAAACTCGAATTAACCAATAAGGTACACTTTAAAATAGCAGGAAGGAGGATTATCGTTACAAAATAA
- a CDS encoding RagB/SusD family nutrient uptake outer membrane protein, translated as MKKYILTLVLLTTLLGGCTKSFIDLKPQSNVAVADFYQTKTDFLTAINGTYASLQSNAIYGNDYLTLTENRADNVVDNFPSTNGGLKYNIDQFLEGTTNTVPGNAWQAFYNTIYDSNVILNRIGDVSFDDATKKRIIGEASFIRALCYFNLVRLFGKLPLVTTEITAADAKVLTRSDVSVVYNQIEADLKSAALNLPVSYTGADIGRATSGAAKAMLGKVYLTEKKYPQAASILNDVITGNAYQLLSNYSDVFSTSNKNNAEIIFAVKFLKGGVGQGHPLWIQANGGIDSVVAPNLKKAYPVGDKRLSLVYSGKPSGTSIICAVKFFDAIGTGNDAGNDFIVIRYADVLLMYAEALNEVAYDATGSNGALSNLNKVRLRAKIPAYTLTDLPDQTTFRNAIYKERNLELALEGDRWFDLIRTGNAITAMAAVGIKIQPYQLLYAVPQSEISVINNPAIFPQNPGY; from the coding sequence ATGAAAAAGTATATACTTACCCTTGTTTTGTTAACAACCTTGCTGGGTGGTTGCACAAAAAGTTTTATTGATTTGAAGCCACAATCCAACGTTGCCGTGGCTGATTTTTATCAAACTAAAACGGATTTCTTAACGGCGATAAACGGCACCTATGCATCATTGCAAAGTAACGCCATCTACGGCAATGACTACTTAACGCTTACCGAAAACCGGGCAGACAATGTGGTTGATAATTTCCCCTCAACCAACGGCGGGCTTAAATATAATATCGATCAGTTTTTAGAAGGCACAACCAATACAGTGCCGGGTAATGCCTGGCAGGCTTTTTACAATACCATTTATGATAGTAATGTGATACTTAACCGTATTGGTGATGTGAGTTTTGACGACGCAACAAAAAAACGTATCATAGGCGAAGCATCTTTTATACGGGCCTTGTGTTACTTTAACCTGGTGCGCCTGTTTGGTAAGTTGCCCTTAGTTACTACAGAAATAACCGCTGCTGATGCCAAGGTATTAACCCGAAGCGATGTGAGTGTGGTTTACAACCAGATAGAGGCCGATCTGAAAAGCGCGGCGTTAAATCTGCCGGTAAGTTACACAGGAGCAGATATTGGCAGGGCAACCTCTGGTGCAGCAAAAGCCATGCTGGGCAAAGTTTACCTGACGGAGAAAAAATACCCCCAGGCAGCAAGTATTTTAAACGATGTGATTACCGGTAATGCTTATCAGTTACTCAGCAACTATAGTGATGTATTCAGTACATCCAATAAAAACAATGCAGAGATCATATTCGCCGTTAAGTTCTTAAAGGGAGGGGTGGGGCAGGGGCACCCGCTTTGGATCCAGGCTAACGGAGGTATCGACTCCGTTGTTGCACCCAACCTGAAAAAGGCATACCCCGTAGGCGATAAGCGTTTGTCGCTGGTTTACTCGGGGAAGCCATCAGGCACATCTATTATATGTGCGGTTAAATTTTTTGACGCCATAGGCACAGGTAATGATGCCGGTAACGATTTTATCGTGATCAGGTATGCCGATGTTTTATTGATGTACGCGGAGGCACTTAACGAAGTGGCTTATGATGCAACAGGTAGCAACGGCGCCTTATCAAATTTAAATAAAGTTAGGTTAAGGGCTAAAATTCCGGCTTATACCCTAACGGATTTGCCGGATCAAACAACCTTTAGAAACGCCATTTATAAAGAGCGAAACCTGGAACTTGCACTGGAAGGCGACCGCTGGTTTGATTTAATACGCACCGGAAATGCTATAACCGCTATGGCGGCCGTAGGAATAAAAATTCAGCCCTATCAATTACTTTATGCTGTGCCTCAGTCCGAAATAAGCGTGATCAACAATCCCGCAATTTTCCCACAAAACCCTGGCTACTGA
- a CDS encoding PI-PLC domain-containing protein, producing MYYKHLLSLFFALFACCSLTAQVKPIVRAHAHNDYMHTHPLKDALALGFTSVEADIYLINGELFVSHERPEKTNPLKTLKSLYLDPLQKIMQANNNRVYKNYDGIFYLMIDIKSDSLHTYQALKAQILGYPEFLHNPHFKIYLTSFEDLHFVLKDKASIAGIDGRLADTKKGYSLAQVPVISEAFKTITHWNGKDTITENQYNQVKAFITQVHRDGKKCRLWAIPDQPEVWRRLLNDGMDFINTDKLQEFNQFIQMNPTF from the coding sequence ATGTATTACAAACATTTATTATCTCTTTTTTTTGCGCTGTTTGCATGCTGCAGTTTAACAGCACAGGTAAAACCCATCGTCCGCGCGCATGCGCATAACGACTACATGCACACACATCCGTTAAAAGATGCACTGGCTTTAGGCTTTACAAGTGTGGAAGCCGATATTTATTTAATAAACGGTGAACTTTTTGTTTCGCACGAAAGGCCCGAAAAAACAAACCCTCTAAAAACGCTTAAAAGTTTATATTTAGATCCCCTGCAAAAAATAATGCAGGCCAATAATAACCGGGTATATAAGAATTACGACGGAATATTTTATTTAATGATCGATATCAAGTCCGATTCGCTCCATACCTACCAGGCGTTAAAGGCACAAATTCTTGGCTATCCGGAATTTCTGCATAACCCTCACTTTAAAATATATTTAACCAGTTTTGAAGACCTGCATTTTGTATTAAAGGATAAAGCCAGCATTGCCGGTATTGACGGTAGGTTGGCAGATACCAAAAAAGGATATAGTTTAGCGCAGGTGCCGGTAATTAGCGAGGCTTTTAAAACAATCACCCATTGGAACGGGAAGGATACCATAACTGAAAATCAATATAACCAGGTAAAGGCGTTTATAACACAAGTACACCGGGATGGAAAGAAATGCAGGTTGTGGGCAATTCCAGACCAGCCTGAAGTATGGCGAAGATTGCTAAATGATGGGATGGATTTTATCAACACCGATAAATTACAGGAGTTTAATCAGTTTATACAGATGAATCCCACATTCTGA
- a CDS encoding RagB/SusD family nutrient uptake outer membrane protein has product MKLQKHILILVMLSLFFASCRKYVDIKKSSLQSFITTANDCQLLLDNYTLFNTGYPYDGEASSDDYYLTDDMYNTQDFISVEDLSVYTWLPGSIRAGSDQWVGPYNKVYHANLIIEALDKLAGTENQSVINNLRGSALFMRAYSFWNVAQLYAKPYSATASSDPGIPIHLVSDVNNTPGRGTVKEAYDRIIQDLTEAAGLLNTTSTISSRPNKAAAYAMLARVYLSMEDYPNALINAKAALDLNSTLLDFNTIDPQNPSPFRRFTNPEVVFHSILANNDFLAGGSADFTTAKIKTDFVNSYDSNDLRKTFFFQQNNDGSFRFTGNYEPTTGSNLFNGLTTDELYITRAECYARAGNTAAALADLNTLLKARWTTGTFVNVTAVSADDALTKIVAERRKELIMRAQRWTDLRRLNKDSRFAVNQARDIITGTSTKTFTLPANDPRYTLLIPQEVITGSKLPQNQR; this is encoded by the coding sequence ATGAAATTACAGAAACATATATTGATACTGGTGATGCTGAGCTTGTTTTTTGCATCGTGCCGAAAATACGTAGACATTAAGAAAAGCAGTTTACAATCCTTTATAACCACGGCTAACGACTGTCAGCTTTTACTGGATAATTATACCTTGTTCAATACGGGTTATCCCTATGATGGCGAAGCCTCGTCGGACGATTATTACCTGACGGACGATATGTACAACACGCAGGATTTTATCAGTGTGGAAGATCTTAGTGTATATACCTGGCTACCCGGTTCTATCCGCGCAGGTTCTGATCAATGGGTTGGCCCTTATAATAAAGTTTACCACGCCAATTTGATCATAGAGGCGCTGGATAAACTGGCAGGCACAGAAAATCAATCGGTAATCAATAACCTCCGGGGTTCAGCGCTTTTTATGCGGGCTTATTCTTTTTGGAATGTGGCACAGCTTTACGCTAAACCATACAGCGCAACGGCATCATCTGATCCCGGTATTCCTATCCATCTCGTATCTGATGTGAATAATACGCCGGGGCGCGGAACGGTAAAGGAAGCTTATGACCGCATCATTCAGGATTTAACCGAAGCCGCCGGTTTATTGAACACCACCTCAACCATATCGTCCAGGCCAAATAAGGCTGCCGCCTACGCCATGCTGGCAAGGGTTTACCTTTCCATGGAAGACTACCCGAATGCGCTGATCAACGCAAAAGCCGCTTTGGACTTAAACAGCACGCTGCTTGATTTCAACACCATCGACCCGCAGAACCCTTCACCCTTCAGGCGTTTTACAAATCCCGAAGTTGTTTTTCATTCTATCCTGGCTAACAACGATTTCCTGGCCGGCGGTTCGGCAGATTTTACAACGGCTAAAATAAAAACAGATTTTGTAAACAGTTATGACAGTAACGATTTAAGAAAGACGTTCTTCTTCCAGCAAAACAATGATGGCAGCTTCCGTTTTACCGGTAATTACGAACCCACAACAGGCTCCAACCTGTTCAATGGATTAACTACAGATGAGCTTTACATTACACGTGCCGAATGTTATGCCCGCGCCGGTAACACAGCGGCTGCGCTGGCCGATCTGAATACTTTATTAAAGGCAAGGTGGACAACCGGCACCTTTGTAAACGTAACCGCAGTCAGTGCAGATGATGCCCTTACCAAAATAGTGGCAGAACGCCGTAAAGAGCTGATTATGCGCGCGCAAAGGTGGACTGATTTACGCAGGCTAAATAAGGATAGCCGCTTTGCCGTAAACCAGGCCCGCGATATTATCACAGGCACATCAACCAAAACGTTCACTTTACCGGCTAACGATCCACGGTATACCTTGTTAATACCACAAGAAGTTATTACGGGGTCAAAACTCCCTCAAAACCAGCGTTAA
- a CDS encoding SusC/RagA family TonB-linked outer membrane protein: MYKIYTSKFGVSQKHIHKLLLMMRLTTIIILITIMQVSANSFAQRITLSEKKASLKAIFLKIQQQSNYDFVYTAQLLKDARSVSINVKGAELQTVLEQLFKDQPLTYTIDEHTIVIKQKEASFFDNVKDFLASINITGIVTNNKGEPLPGASVRIEGTQKVVITNADGRYFLQNVPNEGNLITSYIGYQTDTIGIRGFTEINIKLKPQLRAIQAVTIVSTGYQDLPKERATGSFELITKQQLAHSTDPNLVRRLEGITTSLDFRNDLRPTNSSDPNAKRSPLALLTIRGKNTLNDAVNADLNGNTSGQVLVVIDGIASPYSIDKVNPNDVESITVLKDAAAASIWGSRAANGVIVIKTKRGAYNRPTQISFNSNVSVTEKVNLFYNKTMSTSDFIDAQMAQFTQTNRVLPAISISDLYGQEPVSPVAEIMDAWKNKNTLTAAQANQQIDALRGNDIRRDYTKYFLRNSVTQSYSLAIDGGSTLVNYRLSGGYDKSINNTKASGSDRIVVAANISARPVKNLDLQANISYNAQHTNDQAAENAITGATNSVFQPYTRLTDDNGNPALVTKTYRPGLVDLLASTYGDKIQSLQYRPLDDINEGYNQVKSQNINLNFQANYKVLDGLSAQIAYNYNSGRNDDNTLYRQNSFFMRNLYDYHTTSPYSFDEQTGEPVPAFVHNLPLGGQYTTNLVKTSNQTLRGQLNYDKTWHEKHQLSAIAGIDVAQNYSITKVDGYYGYNENTLQSANNINYHDLLPILFASDFSGYASEYIPKITSGFVDSKVRTYSYYANAAYTYNRRYTLSGSFRRDLSSEFGQGTNNSGTPFYSFGGSWTINEEKFYNWALFPMLRLRATFGYNGNVNPAVLARPLINYSTFNGTNNLPYAYTDASSGVSNSLLRPEKTGIFNVGLDFGVKGNRISGSVEYYNKKTTDLLANGALDPSTGYSNTTFNTGDLKGYGMDITINSVNVKAGNFRWASNLLFSYNKVKVTKLYGTSASSAGQVVSNSTGSYNEGFDLSRVFGYQWAGLDPKTGDPRGYVNGVATAISNTAAGTAAYNAIQNAPLSTLHYFGSAVPVYYGSFRNTLSYGAFSVSANILYKLGYYFRRPASQIVSYSALYNRTPVLQGAEYNNRWQNPGDEAHTNVPSAVFSSTNQNRDLFYQYSEINVLKGDHIRLQEINLSYAVHAPQGWFIKNPRVYANVTNLGIIWRANKLGIDPDVFDYPIPKTYSIGFAANF; encoded by the coding sequence ATGTATAAAATTTATACAAGCAAATTTGGTGTGTCCCAAAAGCACATCCATAAACTCTTGCTGATGATGCGGTTAACCACCATAATTATTCTGATAACCATAATGCAGGTAAGCGCCAATAGCTTTGCCCAGCGGATAACGCTGTCAGAAAAAAAAGCAAGCCTTAAAGCAATATTCCTAAAAATACAGCAGCAAAGTAATTACGATTTTGTATACACCGCCCAGCTATTGAAAGATGCCCGATCGGTGAGCATCAATGTTAAAGGGGCCGAACTGCAAACTGTGCTTGAACAGCTATTTAAAGATCAGCCCTTAACTTATACCATTGATGAGCATACCATTGTAATTAAACAAAAGGAGGCTTCTTTTTTTGACAACGTTAAAGATTTTTTAGCATCGATTAATATCACCGGCATAGTAACCAATAATAAGGGCGAACCACTCCCCGGAGCTTCTGTAAGAATAGAAGGAACTCAAAAAGTAGTCATCACCAATGCCGACGGAAGGTACTTCCTTCAAAACGTACCTAATGAAGGCAACCTCATTACATCCTATATCGGCTATCAAACAGATACCATAGGCATAAGGGGCTTTACCGAGATCAATATCAAGTTAAAACCCCAGTTGCGGGCCATACAGGCGGTAACCATCGTATCAACAGGTTACCAGGATCTGCCTAAAGAGCGGGCTACCGGCTCTTTTGAATTAATTACCAAACAGCAGTTAGCGCATAGCACCGACCCTAACCTGGTGAGGCGGCTGGAGGGTATAACAACCAGCCTGGATTTCAGGAACGACCTGCGACCTACAAACTCCAGCGACCCTAACGCGAAACGGTCGCCTTTGGCGCTGCTTACTATCCGCGGCAAAAACACGCTTAACGATGCGGTAAATGCAGATTTGAACGGAAATACCAGCGGACAGGTACTTGTTGTTATTGACGGCATAGCAAGCCCTTATTCTATCGATAAAGTGAACCCTAACGATGTGGAAAGCATTACCGTTTTGAAGGATGCAGCAGCAGCCTCTATATGGGGATCGAGGGCTGCCAACGGGGTTATTGTAATCAAAACCAAAAGAGGAGCTTACAACCGGCCAACGCAGATCAGTTTTAACAGCAATGTTAGTGTTACTGAAAAAGTAAACTTGTTTTACAATAAAACCATGAGCACCTCCGACTTTATCGACGCGCAAATGGCCCAGTTTACCCAAACCAACCGGGTATTGCCGGCTATCAGCATCTCGGACCTTTATGGCCAGGAACCTGTATCACCGGTTGCGGAGATCATGGATGCCTGGAAAAATAAAAACACACTTACCGCCGCGCAGGCAAACCAGCAGATTGACGCCCTACGCGGGAACGACATCAGGCGCGATTATACCAAATACTTCCTGCGCAATTCGGTTACCCAAAGCTACTCGCTGGCTATCGACGGCGGATCAACCCTGGTTAACTATCGCTTGTCAGGCGGTTATGATAAATCCATTAATAACACCAAAGCCTCCGGTTCCGACCGTATCGTTGTGGCTGCTAACATTTCGGCACGGCCGGTAAAAAATCTGGATCTGCAGGCCAATATCAGCTACAACGCTCAGCATACTAATGACCAGGCTGCCGAAAATGCCATTACCGGTGCCACAAACTCGGTTTTTCAACCCTATACCCGTTTAACCGACGATAATGGCAACCCTGCCCTGGTAACTAAAACATACCGCCCGGGCCTGGTAGACCTGTTGGCCAGTACTTATGGCGATAAGATCCAAAGCCTCCAATACCGCCCGCTTGATGATATTAACGAGGGTTATAACCAGGTTAAATCGCAGAATATCAACCTGAATTTCCAAGCCAACTATAAAGTATTAGACGGACTTTCGGCACAAATAGCTTACAACTATAATTCGGGACGTAATGATGATAATACCCTTTACAGGCAAAACTCATTTTTTATGCGTAACCTGTATGATTACCATACCACATCGCCCTACTCATTTGATGAGCAAACGGGCGAACCGGTACCGGCATTTGTTCATAACCTGCCATTAGGAGGGCAGTACACAACCAATTTAGTTAAAACCAGCAACCAAACTTTGCGCGGGCAATTAAATTATGATAAAACATGGCACGAAAAGCACCAGCTATCGGCTATAGCCGGTATAGATGTAGCCCAAAACTATAGCATTACGAAAGTTGACGGCTATTACGGTTATAATGAAAACACCTTGCAAAGTGCCAACAATATCAATTATCACGACCTGTTACCTATATTGTTCGCATCGGATTTTAGTGGCTACGCCAGTGAATATATTCCCAAAATAACTTCCGGCTTTGTTGATTCCAAGGTAAGAACCTATAGCTATTACGCCAACGCCGCTTACACCTACAACCGAAGGTATACCTTGTCCGGCAGTTTCCGCCGCGACTTGTCGAGCGAATTTGGGCAGGGCACCAATAACAGCGGCACTCCGTTTTACTCTTTCGGTGGCAGCTGGACTATCAATGAGGAAAAATTTTATAACTGGGCTTTGTTCCCCATGTTGCGGTTAAGAGCAACCTTTGGCTACAATGGTAACGTAAACCCGGCCGTGTTAGCAAGGCCGCTCATCAATTATTCCACCTTTAACGGTACAAACAACCTTCCTTATGCTTATACTGATGCAAGTTCGGGAGTTTCAAACAGCTTATTACGCCCCGAAAAAACCGGTATATTTAATGTTGGATTAGATTTTGGCGTAAAAGGCAACCGGATCTCCGGAAGTGTAGAATATTATAACAAAAAAACAACGGATCTGCTGGCTAATGGCGCCCTCGACCCAAGTACAGGCTATTCCAACACTACCTTCAATACCGGCGACCTCAAGGGCTACGGTATGGATATTACTATCAACTCGGTTAACGTTAAGGCCGGAAATTTCAGGTGGGCCAGCAATTTACTATTTAGCTATAACAAAGTAAAAGTTACCAAACTTTACGGCACGTCGGCGAGTTCGGCAGGTCAGGTGGTATCTAACAGCACCGGGTCATATAACGAAGGCTTCGATTTGTCCCGCGTATTTGGTTATCAATGGGCAGGCCTCGATCCCAAGACGGGCGACCCGAGAGGTTATGTAAACGGCGTTGCTACAGCCATTTCAAATACAGCCGCTGGAACAGCCGCCTACAACGCTATCCAGAACGCACCACTATCCACTCTGCATTATTTCGGTTCGGCTGTACCGGTTTATTACGGTTCGTTCCGAAACACATTGAGCTATGGTGCATTTTCGGTATCGGCTAACATCCTTTATAAGTTAGGTTATTATTTCAGGCGGCCGGCTTCTCAGATAGTGAGCTACAGTGCCTTATACAACCGCACACCGGTATTACAGGGCGCTGAATATAACAACAGGTGGCAAAATCCCGGCGACGAAGCCCATACCAATGTTCCGTCTGCGGTGTTTTCGTCTACCAATCAAAACAGGGATCTTTTTTACCAATACTCGGAGATCAATGTTTTAAAAGGCGATCATATCCGGTTGCAGGAGATTAATTTATCTTATGCCGTTCATGCTCCTCAAGGCTGGTTCATTAAAAACCCAAGGGTTTATGCCAATGTAACAAACCTGGGCATCATTTGGCGGGCAAATAAATTAGGAATTGATCCCGACGTATTTGATTACCCTATTCCAAAAACCTATAGTATCGGATTTGCTGCTAACTTTTAA